The following coding sequences lie in one Acidobacteriota bacterium genomic window:
- the mazG gene encoding nucleoside triphosphate pyrophosphohydrolase: protein MSIEPEAHRGTAGDGFQRLVDLMRRLRAEDGCAWDRQQTLESLRPFVIEETYEVVDAIDRGDRDALRDELGDFLLEAVFLAQISAERGDFDIADSLRAICEKLVRRHPHVFGEQAGDEHAPDADQVKRLWEEIKADEQRTAGRPASALGSIPESLPALLRAYRLGKRAATVGFDWTDAAGVEAKVAEELRELAQARTGGSAADVEEELGDLLFAVANLARHLDVDPETALRAANRKFSARFAALEARLQERGVALRDATLEEMEAEWARVKAGD from the coding sequence ATGTCAATCGAACCGGAGGCGCACCGCGGGACGGCGGGAGACGGCTTCCAGCGGCTCGTGGATCTGATGCGGCGGCTGCGCGCCGAGGACGGCTGCGCCTGGGATCGGCAGCAGACGCTGGAGTCGCTACGCCCGTTCGTGATCGAGGAGACCTACGAGGTGGTCGACGCCATCGACCGCGGCGACCGCGACGCCCTGCGCGACGAGTTGGGCGACTTCCTTCTCGAGGCGGTGTTCCTGGCGCAGATCAGCGCCGAGCGCGGCGACTTCGACATCGCCGACTCGCTGCGCGCCATCTGCGAGAAGCTGGTGCGGCGCCATCCCCACGTCTTCGGCGAGCAGGCCGGCGACGAGCATGCCCCGGACGCCGACCAGGTCAAGCGCCTGTGGGAAGAGATCAAGGCCGACGAGCAGCGGACCGCCGGACGGCCGGCGAGCGCCCTCGGCTCGATCCCCGAGAGTCTGCCGGCGCTGCTGCGCGCCTACCGCCTCGGCAAGCGCGCCGCCACGGTGGGCTTCGACTGGACGGATGCGGCCGGCGTCGAAGCGAAGGTCGCCGAAGAGCTGCGAGAGCTCGCGCAGGCGCGGACCGGGGGATCCGCGGCCGACGTCGAGGAGGAGCTCGGGGATCTCCTGTTCGCCGTCGCCAACCTCGCGCGGCATCTGGACGTGGACCCGGAAACGGCGCTGCGGGCCGCCAACCGGAAGTTCTCCGCCCGCTTCGCGGCGCTGGAGGCACGCCTCCAGGAACGCGGCGTCGCGCTTCGCGACGCGACGCTCGAGGAAATGGAAGCGGAATGGGCGCGGGTGAAGGCCGGCGACTGA
- a CDS encoding DUF1844 domain-containing protein: MSEVTFNAFVVSLATTAAVHFGDLADPATGRPGKANLEGAGQAVEMLALLERKTAGNLTAGEAAFLGQVLAELRRRLVDAHREQTQAVRAAGGGRP; this comes from the coding sequence GTGTCCGAGGTTACTTTCAACGCGTTCGTCGTGTCGCTGGCGACGACTGCCGCCGTGCACTTCGGCGACCTGGCCGACCCGGCGACGGGGCGTCCGGGTAAGGCCAACCTGGAGGGTGCGGGACAGGCTGTCGAGATGCTCGCGCTGCTGGAGCGCAAGACGGCCGGGAACCTGACCGCCGGCGAGGCGGCGTTCCTCGGCCAGGTGCTCGCCGAGCTGCGGCGGCGGCTGGTCGACGCGCATCGGGAGCAAACGCAGGCGGTCCGCGCGGCCGGGGGCGGCCGGCCGTAG